The segment CAAGGTCGAAGTCACTGGCGGGCTTCCATTCGGCCACGGGCGTTTCGGCCAGCAGCGCAAGATCCGCCGGCCGGCCCTGGTCGACGCCGGTCCAGCCGTCGCCGCTGCGCTCGAAATGCTGTGGCGCCACGCCCTTCATCGTCAGGTCGATGCGCTTCACGTCGACGGGGTCAAGGTTGGTGAGCGTGTGGGCGCGCAGCTCCGCGGTGTCGGCATGCATCTGCCACGCCACCGCACCGATCAGCGCCAGCAGTACGACGATGCCGATGATTCGCGCGCGCATGCTCAACGCCTCCGCCGGCGCCAGGCGATGAAGCCACCGGCCGCCAGCAGCAACACGGGCAGCGCCACCAGGAAACCGAACGTGAGCGCCGTGAGGCCATCCTGCGAGACGTTGATCACGCGATCCGGGGCGCCACGGGCCGGCAGGTCCACCAGCACGTCGTCGCCGAGCAGCCAGTTGAACAGCCGCTCGCCGAGGGCGCGGTTGCCACCGTTGCCGACGTAGGTGTTGGAGAGGAAATCGCCGTCGCCGATCACCACCGCACGCTGCTCGCTTTTATCGGGGCTGGGCGAGAGACGATTCAGCGCGAAACCAAAGTCCAGCGGACCCTTGAGTTCACCAGCTTCCGGATGAAAGGCGATGGTGGAAGGCGAGGCGTTGTCGATGCCGCCAAACGCGGTCCAGCTGCGCGCGCCGGAACGCAGGAACGGCACGACGGCCCAGTCGTGGTCGGAGACCTGGGCCAGCGCCGACACCTGCGGGAACAGCGTGGTGTCGCGGAACGCGCGGGTAATCGCGTGGAAGGGGTACTCCGCCTCGACGACGATGCGTGGGTCCTTCACGTTGAGCGTGCTGCCCTGGCCGTCCACCAGTACGCCCGGCAGCACGCGTACGCCAAGCACATCCGCCAGCGCGCCCGTGCCCAGGTCGTCATTTCCCGGCTCGGTCAGCCACAGCAGGTTGCCGCCGCCATGGATGTAATCGACCAGCGCCGCCACGGCCGGTGCCGGCAGTGCGGAAGTCGGGCTGGCCAGCACCACCAGGTCGGTGTGCTCGGGTACGCCCTGCGTCTGGCTGAAATTCAGCGGCACGGCGCGCAGGCCGCGACGCTCCATCTGGCGCATGAACACGCCGAGATCGGCATTGGCGATGCCGTCGCCCTGCCGCTCGCCATCGCCGGTGACGAACGCCACGATGCGATCGGCGCCGCGTGCGAGCCGCTCCAGCGCGTTGGAGAGGTTGCGCTCGTTGATCGGGCTTTCGACGCGTTCCTCCCGGCCCTTGTAGCGGATGAGCAGGGCGCCGTCGCCGGCGATGCCGAGCTGGCGCGACGCGGCCGGATCCTTGTCCGGATCGACGAAGGACAGCACGAGGTCGTGCTTCGCGCGGCTATAGCGTTCGATCACCGCGGCGGTCTGCTCGCGCAGCGGGCCGGTGGGCGAGAGGTAGCCCACCACCTGGACCTCGCCGGGCAGCTTCGCCAGGACCGCGACGCTTTCGGGTGCGAGGCTGGCGCGCGCGCCGCGGGTCCAGTCGGCGGTCCACACATGGCGCGAACTCAGGAAGCCCAGGCAGCCTGCGGCAACGAACAGCCCCAGCACGACGAGCCAGCGATCAAAACGGCGCATCACTGGCGCTCCCGGTCGGCGCCGAGGCGGCGGATGGCAAGGATCAGCGCGAGCGCCGTGATCAGGAGAAACCACACGACATCCACCGAGGTGACCAGGCCGCGCAGGAGATTCTGCAAATGCGTGGCCATCGCCATCCAGTCGAGGAAGCCACCGCTGACGCCAGCGGCCTGCGCCCCGCGGTCGATGGTCCACAGCGCGAGCGTGATGATCAGCGCCATGGCGGCGGCGATGGCGGGGAAGGCGGTCGCCGCCGAGCACGCGACACCGATGGCCGCGAGGGTGGCCAGCGCAAGCGCGGTGCCCAGGGTCGCCGCGGCGAGCTTGCCCCAGTCGGCGGTGCCGCCCGTGCCGACGATCAGCGGCATGGCCAGGGTCGCCAGCAGCCAGAGTCCCAGCCATGCCAGCACGGCCAGGTACTTGCCGATGACGATGCGCCACGGCGCCAGGCCCGTGGAAGCGAGCAGGGCGAGGGTGCCCGTGCGGCGTTCGCCGGCCAGCAGGGACATCGTCATCAGGGGCACGACGAGGAAGGAAAGCTTGATCAGCTCGGCCAGCAGGGGGATGGCGACGAGGTCGGTGAACCCCGGGGCGTCGGCCACGGCGGCCAGCTTCACCTGCGCGCCGAGGAACTGGCCCAGGCCAAGGACGAAGGTCCACGCCAGCCAGGCGATGGTCAGGGCGGCCAGCGCCCAGGCCAGTGGGCGCACGGCGAGGCGGCGAAGTTCGAGGCGGGTCACGGCGGCGAGGCTCATGCGGCCGCTCCCGTGGCGATGGTGAAGAACGTGGACTCGAGGGCCTTACCGCCGGCTTCGCCAGCGAGCGGCGCATCGTGGCGCAGGCGGCCCTCGTGAAGGATGGCCACGCGGTCGCATACCGCCACCACTTCACCCAGGACGTGGGTGGAGAGAATGACGGCGGTGCCCGCGGCGGCGCGCTCACGGATCAGCTTGCGCAGTTCACCCACCTGCACCGGATCCAGCGCGTTGGCGGGCTCGTCGAGGATAAGGAGGGCCGGCTCGTGGACGAGGGCGCAGGCCAGGCCAAGGCGCTGGCGCTGGCCCTGCGACAGCACGCCGGCGAGGCGGCGGCGCAGGTCGCCCAGCTGCAGGCGGTTGATGATGTGGCCCGCGGCGGCCCGGGCATCACGCTTCGAGGCGCCACGCAGGGCCGAAAAGGCCTGCAGGTGTTCCTCGACGGTGAGTTCAGGCCACAGCGGCGCGCTTTCCGGCAGCCAGCCGATCAGCTGCCGGGCGATGCCGGGCGCTGACACAAAGTCGCGGCCATCGAGCGTAATGGTGCCCGAATCGGGTGCCAGGGCACCTGCCAGCATCTGCAGGGTGGTGGATTTACCCGCCCCATTGACCCCGAGCAGGCCGAGCACTTCGCCCCGGTTCAGCGAAAACGAGACGTCGGTGACGGCGGGGCGGCCAGCGCGGCGTCGCGAAACGCCTGCGACATTCAGCAAAGCTGGCGTCATCATGCGCCTAAATCGCCGATCGGCGCCCAACGCGCAGGATCCTGCGCGCATCGTGCGCGGACGGTTTCACATGGCTGAACAGGGCGGGTCGCGGTCATCGGGCGATTGTGCGGAAAGCGCGCCAATACACACAACCATGGGCTTCACAATTTGCCGCGTCCCGTGCTGGTGGGTATGGAACGCCGCATATAAACTGCATCTTGTACATCCCCTTCACTACCCTGGCGGTAACGACTCGATGTTCGACACGGTGCTCGACTTCCTGGCCAACGGCCTCACCCGCGCTACGTGGGGCGAGATGGTGGTCTATATGCTCGTGGTCACCCAGCTCACCATTTTCACGGTGACGCTGTACTACCACCGCAGCGCAACCCATCGCGGCGTCGATTTCCACTGGACCCTCAACGGTTTCTTCCGTTTCTGGGGGTGGCTGACCACCGGTATGGTCGTGAAGGAGTGGGTGGCTATCCACCGCAAGCACCACGCCAAGGTCGAGACCGAGGAAGATCCGCATAGCCCGCAGATCTTCGGCATCAAGAAGGTGTTCCTGGACGGTGTGTCCCTCTACCGTGAGGCCAGCTACAACAAGGCCGACATGGAGAAATACGGCCGCGGTACGCCGGAAGACTGGTTCGAGCGCCACCTGTTCGGCAAGCACCCGTACTGGGGGCCCGTGCTGATGGCCATCATCAATGTCTCGCTGTTCGGCGTGATCGGCATGGCCCTGTGGGCCATCCAGATGCTCTGGATCCCGTTCTGGGCCGCCGGCTTCGTCAACGGCATCGGCCACTGGTGGGGCTACCGCAACTTCGAAAGCAGCGACACCGCGACGAACATCTCGCCGTGGGGCTTCTGGATCGGTGGCGAAGAGCTGCACAACAACCACCACGCCTTCCCGAGCTCGGCGAAGTTCGCCCTGCGCAAGTGGGAGTTCGATATTGGCTGGGCGGCGATCTGTTCCCTGCGCGCCGTTCGCCTGGCGAAGGTGCTGCGCGTCGCGCCGACGCTGAACATCCGCCCGAACGTGCACCTGCCGGACGCCGAAACGCTGAAGGGCGTGCTGACGCTGCGTTTCCAGGCCACCACGGACTACTACCGCAACGTCATCCTGCCGACGATGCGCGAGGAAGTGGGCCAGGCGGGCGACCGCATGAAGGCCATTCCGCGCCGCATGCGTCGTGCGCTGGCTGACGGCGGCCGCTGGCTCGACAACGATGCCCGCGAGCGCATGCAGGCCGCGCTGGCCAATCGTCCGGCCCTGCAGACGGTGTGCGATTTCCGCGCCCGCCTGGTGGCTTTGATGGAAGAGCGTGGTGCAGACAAGGCGCTCAACGCCCTGCAGCAGTGGATCCACGAAGCGGAAGAAAGCGGCATCCGTTCGCTGCAGCAGTTCGCGCAGCGGCTGAAGGGTTACTCCGCCGTCGGCGCCTGATCCTCGCTACCCGCCCGGAAACGAAAAGACCCGCCTCACCGGCGGGTCTTTTTTTTTGCATCGCCCGCGGTGTGCAGGCGAAAAAAAACCCGCCTTTCGGCGGGTCTTTCGAAGATCAATTACTTGATCTTGCCTTCCTTGTACATCACGTGCTTGCGGATGACGGGATCGTACTTCTTGATCTCCATCTTTTCCGGCGTGTTCTTCTTGTTCTTGTCCGTGGTGTAGAAGTGCCCGGTACCCGCGGAGGAGATCAGGCGAATCTTGTCGCGCTTGCCAGCCATTGTCAGACTCCTTTAGATCTTCTCGCCACGGGCACGGAGGTCGGCCAGCACGGCTTCGATGCCGTTCTTGTCGATGGTGCGCAGGGCATGATTCGAAACGCGCAGCTTGACCCAACGGCCTTCGCTGGCGACCCAGAAGCGACGCTCGTGCAGGTTCGGCAACCAGCGGCGACGGGTCTTGTTGTTCGCGTGCGAGACGTTGTTACCGGTCTGCACACCCTTGTTGGTGACTTGGCATCTACGGGCCATGGGGCCTCCTTATAGATTCTGTTAGACCACCCTTTGGCCAGGGTGGCATCGGCCCAGCAGCGCAACCCGTGGAAACAGGGGCGCCACGCGATGGCTGGAGATGGAGCGCTTCCGCCAGTTCGAGGCCCGCGTCGCGTGACGGACCTGCCCGACGAATCGGGTTGGCATAGGGAAGCCGGGCATTCTCCCAGATTCCTACCGCTTCACGCAAGCCGGATGTGCGCTTGCCCGGGTTGTGTGAAACAATCCCGGCTTTCGCGCCGCTGGCGTGAATCCACACCCAACGAC is part of the Luteibacter pinisoli genome and harbors:
- the rpmB gene encoding 50S ribosomal protein L28, with product MARRCQVTNKGVQTGNNVSHANNKTRRRWLPNLHERRFWVASEGRWVKLRVSNHALRTIDKNGIEAVLADLRARGEKI
- a CDS encoding GldG family protein; protein product: MRRFDRWLVVLGLFVAAGCLGFLSSRHVWTADWTRGARASLAPESVAVLAKLPGEVQVVGYLSPTGPLREQTAAVIERYSRAKHDLVLSFVDPDKDPAASRQLGIAGDGALLIRYKGREERVESPINERNLSNALERLARGADRIVAFVTGDGERQGDGIANADLGVFMRQMERRGLRAVPLNFSQTQGVPEHTDLVVLASPTSALPAPAVAALVDYIHGGGNLLWLTEPGNDDLGTGALADVLGVRVLPGVLVDGQGSTLNVKDPRIVVEAEYPFHAITRAFRDTTLFPQVSALAQVSDHDWAVVPFLRSGARSWTAFGGIDNASPSTIAFHPEAGELKGPLDFGFALNRLSPSPDKSEQRAVVIGDGDFLSNTYVGNGGNRALGERLFNWLLGDDVLVDLPARGAPDRVINVSQDGLTALTFGFLVALPVLLLAAGGFIAWRRRRR
- a CDS encoding ABC transporter permease; the encoded protein is MSLAAVTRLELRRLAVRPLAWALAALTIAWLAWTFVLGLGQFLGAQVKLAAVADAPGFTDLVAIPLLAELIKLSFLVVPLMTMSLLAGERRTGTLALLASTGLAPWRIVIGKYLAVLAWLGLWLLATLAMPLIVGTGGTADWGKLAAATLGTALALATLAAIGVACSAATAFPAIAAAMALIITLALWTIDRGAQAAGVSGGFLDWMAMATHLQNLLRGLVTSVDVVWFLLITALALILAIRRLGADRERQ
- a CDS encoding DesA family fatty acid desaturase, encoding MFDTVLDFLANGLTRATWGEMVVYMLVVTQLTIFTVTLYYHRSATHRGVDFHWTLNGFFRFWGWLTTGMVVKEWVAIHRKHHAKVETEEDPHSPQIFGIKKVFLDGVSLYREASYNKADMEKYGRGTPEDWFERHLFGKHPYWGPVLMAIINVSLFGVIGMALWAIQMLWIPFWAAGFVNGIGHWWGYRNFESSDTATNISPWGFWIGGEELHNNHHAFPSSAKFALRKWEFDIGWAAICSLRAVRLAKVLRVAPTLNIRPNVHLPDAETLKGVLTLRFQATTDYYRNVILPTMREEVGQAGDRMKAIPRRMRRALADGGRWLDNDARERMQAALANRPALQTVCDFRARLVALMEERGADKALNALQQWIHEAEESGIRSLQQFAQRLKGYSAVGA
- the rpmG gene encoding 50S ribosomal protein L33 produces the protein MAGKRDKIRLISSAGTGHFYTTDKNKKNTPEKMEIKKYDPVIRKHVMYKEGKIK
- a CDS encoding ABC transporter ATP-binding protein; this translates as MMTPALLNVAGVSRRRAGRPAVTDVSFSLNRGEVLGLLGVNGAGKSTTLQMLAGALAPDSGTITLDGRDFVSAPGIARQLIGWLPESAPLWPELTVEEHLQAFSALRGASKRDARAAAGHIINRLQLGDLRRRLAGVLSQGQRQRLGLACALVHEPALLILDEPANALDPVQVGELRKLIRERAAAGTAVILSTHVLGEVVAVCDRVAILHEGRLRHDAPLAGEAGGKALESTFFTIATGAAA